Proteins encoded by one window of Bacillus sp. DTU_2020_1000418_1_SI_GHA_SEK_038:
- a CDS encoding Xaa-Pro peptidase family protein yields the protein MKRLEKLREMFDSFGIDAMLITNDQNRRYMTGFTGSAGLVLITKEEALLVVDFRYVEQANEQAKDFSIIQVSTKAELLAEIVRQTEQLNISKLGFEQTHVSFYSYSEYQKKLRAELVPLTGAIEKLRMIKDEEEISIIREAAGIADAAFTHILEFIKPGITEIEVSNELEAYMRNLGATSSAFDTIVASGHRGAFPHGVASSKVIEKGDMVTLDYGAYYKGYRSDITRTVAVGEPSEDLKGIYNIVLEALTKALDGIKPGITGKTADAFSRDFITEKGYGKQYGHGSGHGIGLDIHEEPFKNVNCEIVIESGMVLTVEPGIYIPNLGGVRIEDDILITVDGNEIITKSPKELIVL from the coding sequence ATGAAAAGACTGGAAAAATTGAGAGAAATGTTCGATAGTTTTGGAATTGATGCAATGCTGATTACGAATGATCAAAACCGCAGATACATGACAGGGTTCACTGGATCGGCCGGATTAGTATTAATTACGAAGGAAGAAGCATTGCTAGTAGTAGATTTTCGCTATGTAGAACAAGCAAATGAGCAGGCTAAAGATTTTTCGATTATTCAAGTAAGCACGAAAGCGGAATTGCTTGCTGAAATAGTTCGCCAAACAGAGCAACTAAATATATCGAAGCTTGGCTTCGAACAAACTCATGTCAGCTTTTATTCCTATTCCGAATACCAAAAAAAATTACGTGCAGAATTGGTTCCTCTAACAGGAGCGATTGAAAAGCTTCGGATGATTAAGGATGAAGAGGAGATAAGCATTATTAGAGAAGCGGCGGGAATAGCGGATGCTGCCTTCACACATATTCTCGAGTTTATCAAGCCAGGAATCACAGAAATAGAAGTTTCCAATGAGTTAGAAGCATATATGAGGAATCTTGGGGCAACTTCGTCAGCATTTGATACGATCGTTGCGTCAGGACACCGCGGTGCCTTTCCACATGGTGTGGCAAGTTCAAAAGTGATTGAAAAAGGCGATATGGTGACACTTGACTATGGCGCCTATTACAAAGGATATCGTTCAGACATTACGAGAACGGTAGCAGTTGGCGAACCGAGTGAGGACTTAAAAGGAATTTACAACATTGTTCTTGAAGCGCTAACAAAAGCTCTGGATGGAATTAAACCAGGCATAACGGGCAAAACAGCAGATGCATTTTCAAGGGATTTCATCACCGAAAAAGGATATGGAAAACAATACGGTCATGGCTCCGGGCATGGCATTGGATTGGATATCCATGAAGAACCATTCAAAAATGTGAATTGCGAAATCGTTATAGAATCAGGCATGGTTTTGACTGTTGAGCCAGGAATATACATACCAAATCTTGGCGGTGTGCGAATTGAGGATGATATTTTAATAACCGTAGATGGGAATGAAATTATCACGAAATCACCGAAGGAATTAATTGTTTTATAG
- a CDS encoding peptide ABC transporter substrate-binding protein, with protein MKMKSTFILALMLLLSSFLTGCYGGGSKNTATEEKPQQSSDGTTEAPSEQVLNLVEGGEVPTLDTLGLFDALSSRTMNNIFEGLYRLDESHAPVAGMAESHEVSEDGKVFTFHIRSDAKWSNGTPVTAKDFEYAWKKAINPDTLSTYSYLFNDIKNAAAIQDSENSLYGKVDELGVKVIDDSTLQVELDHPVPYFLSLITYPVFFPQNKEFVEAEGDQYALEVENLLYNGPFVLDSWEHEVGWTYKKNPTYWDAATVKLDTINVKVVKEAGTRVNLYDTGKIDLTEITSEFIGQYASTPDFHTLLKPEVFFIRMNQQNKYLANVNIRKAIDMGWDKKAAAESLLNNGSVPAYYLVPKEFAFDESGNDFRAKYPGFNGDGVEKAKEYWEKGLEELGVESIELEFLSYDSEERKRVSEYFKNQLETNLPGLTIKINQQPNKQKLALESSLQYDLTYSGWGPDFQDPITFMDLYLSDGPYNWSNYGNEKFDGLITEAKTNPTDVQKRWENMQEAERILIEEDAAISPMYQSGLAQLKKPYVKGYVAHPFGVFASYKWTYIEEK; from the coding sequence ATGAAAATGAAAAGTACGTTTATTCTTGCTTTGATGCTTCTATTAAGTTCTTTTTTAACAGGATGCTACGGAGGAGGAAGTAAAAATACAGCCACAGAAGAAAAACCGCAACAATCCAGTGATGGTACAACCGAAGCGCCAAGTGAGCAAGTTCTAAATCTAGTGGAGGGCGGGGAAGTCCCGACTCTTGACACTCTTGGTTTATTTGATGCCCTATCAAGCAGAACTATGAATAATATTTTTGAAGGACTTTACAGATTAGATGAATCTCATGCCCCAGTGGCAGGAATGGCCGAAAGTCATGAGGTAAGTGAGGATGGAAAGGTTTTTACCTTTCATATTCGATCTGATGCAAAATGGAGTAATGGAACACCTGTAACAGCAAAGGATTTTGAGTATGCATGGAAAAAAGCGATCAATCCAGATACTCTATCTACTTATTCTTATCTATTTAACGACATCAAGAATGCTGCAGCCATTCAGGACTCTGAAAATAGTTTGTATGGAAAAGTCGATGAACTAGGGGTAAAGGTAATTGATGACAGTACCTTACAGGTTGAATTAGATCATCCTGTGCCATATTTTTTAAGTCTCATTACGTATCCAGTATTTTTCCCGCAAAATAAGGAATTTGTTGAAGCGGAAGGCGACCAATATGCACTAGAAGTAGAAAATCTCCTTTATAACGGTCCTTTCGTTTTGGATTCTTGGGAACATGAGGTTGGCTGGACTTATAAGAAAAATCCAACCTATTGGGATGCTGCGACAGTTAAGCTAGACACCATCAATGTAAAAGTTGTTAAAGAAGCAGGAACAAGGGTAAACCTGTATGACACAGGAAAAATTGATCTAACAGAGATTACTTCTGAATTTATTGGCCAATATGCAAGTACACCAGATTTCCATACTTTGCTGAAGCCAGAAGTATTCTTTATCCGAATGAATCAACAGAATAAATACTTAGCTAATGTAAATATCCGTAAGGCAATTGATATGGGGTGGGATAAGAAAGCTGCTGCAGAAAGCCTGTTAAATAACGGATCTGTGCCTGCTTATTATTTAGTTCCTAAAGAATTTGCCTTTGATGAAAGCGGGAATGACTTCCGTGCAAAATATCCTGGTTTTAATGGGGACGGAGTAGAGAAAGCGAAGGAATATTGGGAAAAAGGGTTAGAAGAACTTGGTGTTGAAAGCATTGAGTTGGAGTTTTTAAGCTACGACAGCGAGGAAAGAAAACGCGTCAGCGAATATTTCAAAAATCAGTTAGAGACCAATTTGCCTGGCTTAACGATTAAGATCAATCAGCAGCCTAATAAGCAAAAGCTAGCCTTAGAATCAAGCCTGCAATATGATCTTACTTATTCTGGCTGGGGCCCGGATTTCCAAGACCCAATTACATTTATGGATCTTTATCTATCTGATGGCCCATATAACTGGTCAAATTACGGGAACGAGAAATTCGATGGTCTCATAACAGAAGCAAAAACAAATCCAACTGATGTTCAAAAAAGATGGGAAAATATGCAGGAAGCTGAAAGAATCCTCATCGAAGAGGATGCAGCCATTTCTCCGATGTACCAATCGGGTCTTGCCCAGTTGAAAAAGCCATATGTTAAAGGATATGTAGCTCACCCATTCGGAGTATTTGCTTCTTATAAGTGGACTTATATTGAAGAGAAATAA
- a CDS encoding DUF3899 domain-containing protein — MKRSIQLILIALIISFAGSFFSDDGKWISFINFLFFISILLLMLGGTLIVLKGGMFDGMFYSFRRLYRRTSKLENYVSEQTGELQNAPKNSLKGLSINPIIISGAALFFFSLIAAYM; from the coding sequence ATGAAACGATCGATTCAATTGATTCTAATTGCGCTTATTATTTCATTCGCGGGTTCATTTTTTTCGGATGATGGAAAATGGATTAGCTTTATTAATTTTCTGTTTTTTATCTCCATTCTGCTGCTCATGCTTGGTGGAACGCTCATCGTGCTAAAAGGCGGTATGTTTGATGGGATGTTTTATAGTTTCCGGCGATTATACAGACGAACTTCTAAGCTTGAAAACTATGTGTCTGAACAAACAGGTGAATTACAAAATGCCCCCAAAAATAGTTTGAAAGGTTTATCAATTAACCCAATTATCATTTCTGGTGCTGCCTTATTCTTTTTTTCACTTATTGCTGCCTATATGTAA
- a CDS encoding ABC transporter ATP-binding protein: protein MEKILDVKNLQVSFNTYAGEVKAVRGVSFHLNKGETLAIVGESGSGKSVTSKSLMKLIPNPPGKITGGEILFEGKNLVEFSEKQMQKIRGSEIAMIFQDPMTSLNPTMTVGKQIMESIIKHQKLTKQQAKDKAIELLDMVGIPNAEKRLASYPHQFSGGMRQRVVIAMAISCNPKVLIADEPTTALDVTIQAQILELLKDLQKKLDTSIIFITHDLGVVANIADRVAVMYAGKIIEIGTVDEIFYNPQHPYTWGLLGAMPNLNEKAEELITIPGSPPDLLNPPIGDAFANRNKYAMNIDFQIEPPMFKVSDTHYAATWLLHEKAPKMMPPDVLKKHRQESPKEKQKERLAKKRETKEKLLEIKNLKQYFTSGSNIVKAVDGINFDIYKGETFGLVGESGCGKSTTGRTIIGLYDATDGDILYNNEKISTKKTFSEAQILKRKIQMIFQDPYSSLNPRQTVADIIAEGMDIHGLALSKKERIEKVYELLETVGLNREHANRYPHEFSGGQRQRIGIARALAVDPEFIIADEPISALDVSIQAQVVNLMKKLQKEKGLTYLFIAHDLSMVKYISDRIGVMYKGRMVELAESDELYDNPLHPYTKSLLSAIPLPDPETEKTRTRLKFDQSFVWDGKGEEPILREVKDGHWVACTQQEYEEYKIQNMDVI, encoded by the coding sequence GTGGAAAAAATACTAGATGTAAAAAATTTGCAAGTATCCTTTAATACGTATGCGGGGGAAGTAAAGGCGGTTCGGGGAGTTTCTTTCCATCTTAATAAAGGTGAGACACTTGCCATCGTTGGCGAGTCAGGATCAGGAAAATCGGTAACGTCAAAAAGCTTAATGAAATTGATTCCGAATCCTCCAGGAAAAATTACAGGGGGAGAGATCCTGTTTGAAGGCAAGAATTTAGTTGAGTTTTCTGAAAAGCAAATGCAGAAAATTCGCGGATCAGAAATCGCCATGATTTTTCAAGACCCAATGACTTCCCTTAACCCGACTATGACGGTTGGAAAACAAATAATGGAAAGCATCATAAAACATCAAAAGCTTACAAAGCAACAGGCAAAAGATAAGGCGATTGAGCTTTTGGATATGGTAGGAATCCCTAATGCAGAAAAAAGGTTAGCTTCCTATCCACACCAATTTTCCGGCGGGATGAGACAAAGGGTTGTTATTGCGATGGCTATTTCTTGTAATCCTAAAGTTTTAATAGCCGATGAGCCGACAACGGCACTTGACGTGACAATCCAGGCGCAAATTCTCGAACTGTTAAAAGATTTACAGAAAAAATTAGATACATCCATTATTTTTATTACTCATGATTTAGGGGTAGTCGCTAATATTGCGGACCGTGTGGCAGTGATGTATGCCGGAAAAATTATTGAGATTGGAACGGTCGATGAAATTTTTTATAATCCCCAGCATCCCTATACATGGGGGCTATTAGGGGCCATGCCAAATCTTAATGAAAAGGCAGAGGAGCTCATTACAATTCCAGGATCACCTCCTGACTTATTAAATCCGCCGATTGGAGATGCCTTTGCGAATAGGAATAAATATGCGATGAATATTGATTTTCAAATAGAGCCGCCAATGTTTAAAGTATCAGATACACATTATGCGGCAACATGGCTCCTTCATGAAAAGGCGCCAAAGATGATGCCTCCTGATGTTCTAAAAAAGCATAGACAAGAAAGTCCGAAAGAAAAACAAAAAGAACGTTTAGCTAAAAAGAGAGAGACTAAAGAAAAGCTTCTTGAAATTAAAAATTTGAAGCAGTATTTTACATCCGGATCCAATATTGTAAAGGCAGTGGATGGAATTAATTTTGATATTTATAAAGGAGAAACATTTGGACTTGTAGGGGAATCGGGATGTGGAAAATCAACAACAGGACGAACCATTATCGGGCTTTATGATGCGACAGATGGAGATATTCTCTACAATAATGAAAAAATTTCAACTAAAAAAACTTTTAGCGAAGCACAAATATTAAAGCGAAAAATCCAAATGATTTTCCAAGATCCATATTCATCATTGAATCCTAGACAGACTGTTGCAGATATTATCGCTGAAGGCATGGATATTCACGGGCTCGCTTTAAGCAAAAAGGAAAGAATAGAAAAAGTATACGAATTACTAGAAACTGTCGGATTAAATCGCGAACATGCTAACCGGTATCCACATGAATTCAGCGGTGGACAGCGTCAGAGAATTGGTATTGCAAGGGCATTAGCGGTTGACCCTGAATTTATTATTGCTGATGAGCCGATCTCTGCTCTTGATGTCTCGATTCAAGCGCAGGTCGTTAACTTAATGAAAAAGCTGCAAAAGGAAAAAGGCCTTACCTATCTTTTTATTGCCCATGATCTTTCTATGGTGAAATATATTAGTGATCGAATTGGCGTCATGTACAAAGGTAGAATGGTGGAATTAGCTGAAAGTGATGAACTCTACGATAATCCATTGCATCCATACACAAAATCACTGCTATCAGCCATTCCGCTGCCTGATCCAGAAACAGAGAAAACCCGGACGAGATTAAAATTTGATCAAAGTTTCGTTTGGGATGGGAAGGGTGAGGAACCCATTCTTAGGGAAGTAAAGGATGGACATTGGGTGGCATGCACTCAACAGGAATATGAGGAATACAAAATTCAAAACATGGATGTTATTTAG
- a CDS encoding VOC family protein produces the protein MVKVKPFLMFQDGKAEEAMNYYISIIDDSEITSIVRYGANETGDEGTVMQATFSLKGQEFMCIDSNVKHQFSFTPSFSIFVTCDTEEEINNLYQKLIEGGQALMPIGNYGFSQKFGWLNDRFGVSWQLNLPS, from the coding sequence ATGGTAAAGGTTAAACCATTCTTAATGTTTCAAGATGGTAAAGCAGAAGAAGCGATGAATTATTACATATCAATCATTGACGATTCAGAAATTACAAGTATTGTTCGCTATGGAGCGAATGAAACTGGAGACGAAGGAACTGTCATGCAAGCTACTTTTTCTTTAAAAGGGCAAGAATTTATGTGCATTGACAGTAATGTGAAGCATCAGTTTTCCTTTACTCCTTCATTCTCTATTTTTGTTACTTGTGATACAGAAGAAGAAATTAACAACCTATATCAGAAACTCATCGAGGGTGGGCAAGCACTTATGCCAATTGGTAATTATGGTTTTAGTCAAAAGTTTGGTTGGCTAAATGATCGGTTTGGAGTATCGTGGCAACTAAATCTTCCTTCGTGA
- a CDS encoding SRPBCC domain-containing protein yields the protein MPDIHHKTYIKVPLEEVYKTVSTSQGWNAWFTDDTSLEINPDGTGEIRLRWTNFGSENINIEDGGKILEATPNKRFVFQWSPGEQNSTVTFKLEPYKDGTLVVLNETGYTNSEKDLKACIGCAVGWGEALTLLKIYLEYGIVYKQDL from the coding sequence ATGCCAGACATACACCATAAAACCTACATTAAAGTACCTTTAGAAGAAGTGTATAAAACAGTTTCAACATCTCAAGGTTGGAATGCTTGGTTTACAGATGACACATCGCTAGAGATAAACCCAGATGGAACTGGTGAGATACGTTTGAGATGGACAAATTTCGGTAGTGAAAATATAAATATTGAAGATGGGGGGAAGATACTTGAGGCAACTCCAAACAAAAGATTTGTTTTTCAATGGTCACCAGGAGAACAAAATTCAACAGTAACCTTTAAACTTGAGCCTTATAAAGACGGAACATTAGTAGTTCTTAATGAGACAGGCTATACTAATTCAGAAAAAGACTTAAAAGCCTGTATTGGATGTGCTGTAGGTTGGGGAGAAGCTTTAACACTTTTAAAGATATACTTAGAGTATGGAATTGTCTATAAACAGGATTTATAA
- a CDS encoding SRPBCC domain-containing protein, whose protein sequence is MNNISTTTLKMIREFNVEPERVFDAWLNPVMMKKWFFTLEGTNKVARNDPKVGGDWEIVDHREGKDYRAVGEYLEIDPPKKLVFTFKMPQFSELEDIITVEIKEISTGCEMTFTQLIHVSPEENWTKADIEKALGEYHDGSEHGWNLMFMGLKELVETGDISYKG, encoded by the coding sequence ATGAATAACATCTCAACTACAACATTAAAAATGATAAGAGAATTTAATGTAGAACCTGAAAGAGTTTTTGACGCATGGTTGAATCCTGTAATGATGAAAAAGTGGTTTTTTACATTAGAAGGGACGAACAAGGTCGCACGGAATGACCCCAAAGTAGGAGGAGATTGGGAGATCGTGGACCATAGAGAGGGGAAAGATTATCGAGCAGTAGGAGAATACCTTGAAATTGATCCGCCAAAAAAATTGGTATTTACTTTTAAAATGCCTCAATTTAGTGAGTTAGAAGATATAATAACTGTTGAGATAAAAGAAATTTCTACAGGATGTGAAATGACTTTTACCCAGCTCATCCACGTTTCTCCAGAAGAAAACTGGACAAAAGCAGATATTGAAAAAGCTCTAGGAGAGTATCATGATGGGTCTGAACATGGTTGGAACTTAATGTTTATGGGACTCAAAGAACTAGTTGAAACTGGAGATATCAGCTATAAAGGTTGA
- a CDS encoding metalloregulator ArsR/SmtB family transcription factor: MEIISAIFNYMVNHNNDHLNKIFHALADSTRREMVHMMAQKERTVSELAEPFDMSLAGISKHIKVLEGAKLVERSVNGRTHICRLNTESLSQAKEWLQFYEKFWSNRFDLLESELLKAKKKEH, translated from the coding sequence ATGGAAATTATATCTGCTATATTTAACTACATGGTTAACCATAATAATGATCATTTAAATAAAATTTTTCATGCTTTAGCTGATTCAACAAGAAGAGAAATGGTTCATATGATGGCGCAAAAAGAAAGAACAGTTTCCGAATTAGCAGAGCCTTTTGATATGTCCCTGGCTGGGATTTCAAAGCATATTAAGGTTCTTGAGGGAGCAAAATTAGTGGAAAGGAGTGTAAATGGAAGAACTCACATATGTCGCTTAAATACTGAATCATTATCTCAAGCTAAGGAATGGCTCCAATTTTATGAGAAATTTTGGAGCAATCGTTTTGATCTTCTGGAAAGTGAGTTATTGAAAGCCAAGAAGAAAGAACACTAA
- a CDS encoding MgtC/SapB family protein, producing the protein MSELELEILMKLGISAVLGLVIGIERELKRKPVGLKTSLVISIVSCLLTIVSIESAYIFPGKEGVNIQMDPLRLAAQIVSGIGFLGAGVILRRGNDSISGLTTAALIWGAAGIGIAVGAGFYLEAMAGVALLIISVEVIPFFMALLGPRQLREKEITLQLKVTDKENIADILSAIKDIKISIKRVRIKDLEGGKHLIQLVVTVNKKKSITDVYYSVSQLSGVRSVEIESLQ; encoded by the coding sequence ATGAGTGAATTAGAATTAGAAATATTAATGAAACTTGGAATATCCGCCGTTCTTGGGCTGGTTATCGGAATTGAGCGGGAATTAAAAAGAAAACCAGTTGGCCTTAAAACAAGTCTCGTTATTTCCATCGTGAGCTGCTTATTAACAATCGTATCCATTGAATCAGCCTACATATTTCCCGGAAAGGAAGGCGTTAATATTCAAATGGATCCTCTGCGACTGGCTGCCCAAATCGTATCTGGCATTGGGTTTCTAGGTGCGGGTGTTATTTTAAGAAGAGGAAACGATAGCATATCCGGTTTAACAACTGCTGCATTAATTTGGGGGGCAGCTGGGATTGGAATTGCGGTAGGTGCAGGCTTCTATCTGGAGGCTATGGCAGGCGTTGCTTTACTCATCATCAGTGTTGAAGTCATTCCATTTTTCATGGCCCTTTTGGGACCTAGGCAATTAAGGGAAAAAGAAATTACCCTTCAGCTTAAGGTGACCGATAAGGAAAACATTGCCGATATTCTTTCCGCTATAAAAGACATAAAAATCTCTATCAAACGCGTAAGAATTAAGGACTTGGAAGGAGGAAAGCACCTAATCCAGCTGGTTGTAACGGTAAATAAAAAGAAAAGCATAACTGATGTCTATTACAGCGTCTCTCAATTAAGCGGGGTACGCAGTGTCGAAATTGAAAGTTTGCAGTAG
- a CDS encoding proline racemase family protein: MNFSKMFTTVDLHVAGEPLRVITGGFPEIKGNTQLERRAYCMEHLDHLRETLMYEPRGHHGMYGCIITPPASPHADFGVLFMHNEGWSTMCGHGIIAVMTVGIETGMFDLSGGKEKFIIDSPAGEVIAYAKYSGNQVESVSFENVPSFVYKKDVPVKIDGYEFNVDIAFGGAFYAVVDSKEMDLKVNFKDIAAIQTWGGKIKHYIESQMEVKHPLEPGLKGIYGVIFSDEPNKEGADLRNVTIFADEQVDRSPCGTGTSARAATLVEQGRLKEGESFVHECITDGQFIGEVLSLTKVGDYDAVVPRVSGQAYITGFHQFVVDPRDPLKQGFLLA; this comes from the coding sequence ATGAACTTCAGCAAAATGTTTACAACTGTTGATTTGCATGTTGCAGGAGAACCATTACGTGTTATTACTGGCGGATTTCCTGAAATAAAAGGTAACACTCAATTGGAAAGACGCGCATACTGCATGGAGCACTTAGACCATTTACGTGAGACATTAATGTACGAACCACGCGGCCATCATGGAATGTATGGCTGTATCATTACTCCTCCAGCAAGTCCGCATGCTGATTTCGGTGTGCTGTTTATGCATAATGAAGGATGGAGTACGATGTGTGGACACGGGATTATAGCAGTGATGACCGTTGGAATTGAGACCGGAATGTTTGATCTGTCTGGCGGAAAAGAGAAGTTTATTATTGATAGTCCTGCGGGCGAAGTGATTGCCTATGCAAAATATAGTGGAAACCAAGTAGAATCAGTCTCTTTCGAAAATGTACCTTCATTTGTATATAAGAAGGATGTTCCCGTGAAAATTGACGGTTATGAATTTAATGTCGATATCGCTTTTGGCGGCGCATTCTATGCAGTAGTTGACAGTAAAGAAATGGATTTAAAGGTGAACTTTAAGGATATAGCAGCTATTCAAACATGGGGAGGTAAAATTAAACATTATATCGAGAGTCAGATGGAGGTCAAACATCCGCTTGAGCCAGGATTAAAGGGAATCTATGGAGTAATCTTTTCTGATGAGCCTAATAAAGAAGGGGCAGATCTGCGTAATGTTACTATTTTTGCGGATGAGCAAGTGGACCGTTCCCCATGCGGAACAGGCACATCGGCAAGAGCTGCGACCCTCGTAGAGCAAGGCCGGTTAAAAGAGGGAGAAAGCTTTGTTCATGAATGTATTACGGATGGACAATTTATTGGTGAAGTATTATCACTTACAAAAGTAGGGGACTATGACGCCGTTGTTCCAAGAGTATCCGGTCAGGCATACATTACAGGGTTCCACCAATTTGTGGTAGACCCAAGGGATCCATTGAAACAGGGGTTTTTATTGGCTTGA
- the opp3C gene encoding oligopeptide ABC transporter permease, which produces MLNNKEIIVTDEMFQPAASEKSPETISRPTITYWQEVWRRFRKNKAAFTGLILITIILALAILGPFANEHGYDEQNLTRANLPPKAPGLEHIPWLGFNGTDIQGVDRYEASGVKEYFWFGTDNLGRDLWTRVWEGTRISLYIAILAATIDLIIGVAYGGISAYYGGRIDNVMQRIVEVLVGIPSLIVVILLILVLQPGIISITLAMVITGWVGMARIVRGQILKLKEQEYVLASRTLGAKDNRLIWKHLIPNTMGPIIITTMFTIPTAIFTEAFLSFIGLGLQPPIASLGTLINDGYKLLRIYPHMLAFSSIIISLIMISFNLIGDGLRDALDPKMRK; this is translated from the coding sequence ATGTTAAACAATAAAGAAATCATAGTCACAGATGAAATGTTCCAGCCAGCAGCTTCAGAAAAAAGTCCAGAGACTATCTCACGCCCAACGATCACTTATTGGCAAGAAGTTTGGAGGCGCTTTCGAAAAAATAAAGCCGCTTTTACAGGGCTCATATTAATTACTATTATTCTAGCTTTAGCTATACTTGGCCCATTTGCAAACGAGCATGGCTATGATGAACAAAATCTAACGAGAGCGAATTTGCCGCCGAAAGCTCCTGGATTAGAACATATTCCCTGGCTCGGCTTTAATGGAACCGACATTCAAGGGGTCGATCGCTATGAAGCAAGTGGTGTTAAGGAATATTTCTGGTTTGGTACAGACAACTTAGGCAGGGATTTGTGGACAAGGGTTTGGGAAGGAACACGGATATCCCTATACATTGCCATTTTGGCAGCAACGATTGATTTAATCATTGGTGTTGCATATGGGGGCATTTCCGCTTATTATGGCGGCCGAATTGATAATGTCATGCAAAGAATTGTTGAAGTTTTAGTAGGAATTCCGAGCTTAATTGTTGTTATTCTATTAATTCTCGTTTTACAGCCGGGGATCATATCGATCACACTTGCGATGGTAATAACAGGCTGGGTGGGAATGGCCAGAATTGTCCGCGGCCAAATACTTAAGCTAAAGGAACAAGAATATGTTTTGGCATCAAGAACACTTGGAGCAAAGGATAATCGATTAATTTGGAAGCATTTAATCCCTAATACTATGGGGCCCATCATCATCACAACGATGTTCACAATCCCAACTGCTATTTTTACAGAAGCTTTTTTAAGCTTTATCGGTTTAGGGCTTCAGCCTCCGATCGCTTCATTAGGGACACTAATCAATGACGGATATAAACTATTGCGAATTTATCCGCATATGCTCGCATTCTCTTCTATTATTATCAGCTTAATTATGATCAGCTTTAATTTAATCGGAGATGGCCTTCGAGATGCCTTAGACCCTAAAATGCGCAAATAG
- a CDS encoding DUF2935 domain-containing protein — MTMYEQSPQQQTQISPVMFVSRSLDEIRFWSRIMKEHSLFLRLGFRAEDTQLIAEANQFFQVFEQIEQQAHAFTDQAAPEQIRRFNTEVMQAATNIFAFKRKVLGLILSCKMPGANNFPLLVDHVSREANYFRKRLIELNEGKLKPLPDAIIKENIFFLRIMGDHAQFIGHLLDPSERKLIDLARNFSHDFDQLIFQARDLDSMRPQSNTVPLYDQFLDQNRVSVVSLRDFKKTARELIEECKIKSIIHPLLADHVFREAERFLEIIDMFEAHLTGAKPRII; from the coding sequence ATGACTATGTATGAGCAATCTCCACAACAACAGACACAAATTTCTCCAGTTATGTTTGTTTCACGCTCTTTAGACGAGATTCGTTTTTGGTCGAGGATTATGAAGGAGCATTCACTATTTCTTCGATTGGGTTTTAGAGCTGAGGATACGCAATTAATTGCGGAGGCAAATCAGTTTTTTCAAGTGTTTGAGCAAATTGAACAGCAGGCCCATGCTTTTACTGATCAAGCGGCTCCTGAACAAATACGAAGGTTTAATACCGAAGTTATGCAGGCAGCAACCAATATTTTTGCTTTTAAGCGAAAAGTATTAGGCTTAATCCTATCCTGCAAAATGCCTGGTGCAAATAATTTCCCTTTATTAGTTGATCATGTTAGCAGAGAAGCCAATTACTTTAGAAAACGGTTAATTGAATTAAATGAGGGAAAACTGAAGCCGCTTCCTGATGCAATTATTAAGGAGAATATTTTCTTCTTAAGGATTATGGGGGATCATGCACAGTTTATCGGACATCTTCTTGATCCTTCAGAAAGAAAGCTGATTGACTTAGCACGGAATTTCAGTCATGATTTTGATCAATTAATTTTCCAAGCAAGAGACTTAGATTCTATGAGGCCCCAGTCTAATACTGTACCTCTTTATGATCAGTTCCTAGATCAGAATCGTGTGTCTGTCGTTTCTCTAAGGGACTTTAAGAAAACAGCAAGGGAATTAATCGAAGAATGTAAAATCAAAAGCATTATTCACCCTCTGTTGGCGGACCATGTCTTCCGAGAAGCTGAAAGATTCCTAGAAATTATTGATATGTTCGAAGCACATCTCACAGGAGCAAAACCTCGAATTATTTAA